From the Priestia aryabhattai genome, one window contains:
- a CDS encoding DMT family transporter produces MISKLTRIHVHLLFCLLAVIGGTTWAFQKTGLKDSLPLWSAGMRFLIASLLIALYLLFTKKMAVSKEVVIISALNGLFYFALPFGSVYWASVYLPSGLVSVLAASISVFALLFNRLFKGTPATKGQKIGVVMCLIGMSVVFGNQLFIQGNVIQIVAMIVILMAMLGSAFITVQVQSRIKSLPIMTFNSFSMLSGGACLLIVSLFVENGNRTFSGISLISLLYLAIIGSVLGFSINIYLLKKWHISKATAHLFISPVIALYVGFVFLGETLNKQVYIGTAFVIAGVIFINLKKQIEKNTNNSTLKSSKNISAK; encoded by the coding sequence ATGATTTCTAAATTAACCCGTATTCATGTACATCTTTTGTTTTGTCTATTAGCCGTCATCGGGGGGACGACATGGGCTTTTCAAAAGACTGGATTAAAAGATAGCTTGCCTTTATGGTCAGCAGGTATGAGGTTTTTAATTGCTAGTTTATTAATCGCCCTCTATCTCTTATTCACAAAAAAAATGGCCGTTTCAAAAGAAGTAGTAATCATTTCAGCATTAAACGGACTTTTTTATTTTGCTCTACCGTTTGGTTCTGTTTATTGGGCCTCTGTTTATTTGCCAAGCGGACTTGTTTCTGTTTTAGCTGCCAGCATTTCAGTGTTTGCCCTTTTATTTAATCGATTGTTTAAAGGAACACCAGCTACAAAAGGACAAAAGATAGGGGTCGTCATGTGCTTAATTGGTATGAGCGTTGTATTTGGAAATCAGCTGTTTATACAGGGAAATGTGATTCAAATAGTAGCAATGATTGTCATTTTAATGGCTATGCTAGGTTCTGCTTTTATAACTGTTCAAGTACAATCTCGCATCAAATCTTTGCCTATTATGACCTTTAATTCATTTTCGATGCTAAGTGGAGGAGCCTGTTTACTGATTGTTAGTTTATTTGTAGAGAATGGAAACCGCACTTTCTCTGGGATTAGTCTTATATCATTATTATATTTGGCCATTATAGGGTCGGTCTTGGGGTTTTCTATTAATATTTATTTATTAAAAAAATGGCATATATCAAAAGCAACGGCGCATTTATTTATTTCACCGGTTATCGCCTTGTATGTAGGGTTTGTCTTTTTAGGTGAAACATTAAACAAACAGGTCTATATAGGTACAGCGTTTGTAATAGCAGGGGTTATATTTATTAACTTGAAAAAGCAAATAGAGAAAAACACAAATAACTCTACTCTTAAATCATCTAAAAATATTTCTGCTAAATAG
- a CDS encoding MFS transporter: protein MNTMHANEQVSKKDSFPIALISLTLGAFAIGMTEFVIMGILPNVAEDLHVSISTAGQLITSYALGVAIGAPILTIFTHRLPQKLLLCLLMLLFILGNAIAIIAPNYGILMGARLVTALCHGTFFGVGAVIASRLVQPHKRASAVATMMAGLTIANIIGVPVGTFIGQHLGWRASFGAITIMGIIAFIGIILFIPKLGQDKLTGLKQQFAAFTQPKLLVMLLLSAIGCGSLFTVFTYITPLLEDVTGVSEHSVTWILVLYGCGVTLGNVVGGKLADWKLMPSVVGIFAFLCIVLTIFTFTVKSPTAAIITLFFWGAAAFAVMPGIQVKIMNLAQEAPALASTSNHSFANLGNAFGAFFGGVIINHMGLTSLPWIGAIFVGTAFIISTCLFIVETRKKHMEQSS, encoded by the coding sequence ATGAATACAATGCATGCTAATGAGCAGGTCAGTAAGAAAGATTCCTTTCCAATTGCTCTCATCTCGTTAACTCTTGGAGCTTTTGCTATTGGAATGACGGAATTTGTTATTATGGGGATACTGCCTAACGTTGCAGAAGACCTTCATGTTAGCATTTCGACTGCTGGCCAGCTAATTACGAGCTACGCTTTAGGAGTAGCAATCGGCGCGCCAATTTTAACCATTTTTACTCATCGACTTCCTCAAAAGCTTTTGCTTTGTTTACTCATGCTTTTATTTATTCTCGGAAATGCAATTGCTATTATTGCACCTAACTATGGAATTTTGATGGGAGCTCGTTTAGTTACGGCACTGTGTCACGGTACTTTCTTTGGAGTAGGTGCTGTTATTGCTTCACGGCTCGTGCAGCCGCACAAACGTGCAAGTGCTGTCGCAACGATGATGGCAGGTTTAACTATTGCAAATATCATCGGCGTTCCTGTAGGAACATTCATTGGTCAACACTTAGGTTGGAGAGCTTCATTTGGGGCTATTACGATCATGGGGATTATTGCATTTATTGGTATTATTCTGTTTATCCCAAAGCTTGGTCAAGACAAATTAACGGGTCTAAAACAGCAGTTTGCTGCTTTTACTCAACCAAAACTTCTCGTAATGCTTCTTTTAAGCGCAATAGGATGCGGTAGTTTATTTACTGTTTTTACGTACATTACACCGCTTCTTGAAGACGTTACAGGAGTAAGTGAACATAGCGTTACATGGATACTTGTATTATACGGATGCGGCGTTACACTTGGAAACGTTGTTGGAGGCAAGCTTGCAGACTGGAAGTTAATGCCTTCAGTTGTAGGTATATTTGCTTTTCTTTGCATTGTGCTGACTATTTTTACGTTTACTGTTAAAAGCCCAACAGCAGCGATTATCACGCTGTTTTTCTGGGGAGCAGCTGCATTTGCTGTAATGCCTGGTATTCAAGTGAAAATTATGAATTTAGCACAAGAAGCACCTGCTTTAGCTTCTACTTCAAACCACTCATTTGCTAACTTAGGAAATGCTTTTGGCGCCTTTTTCGGAGGCGTAATCATTAACCATATGGGACTTACTTCACTTCCTTGGATTGGCGCTATTTTTGTAGGAACTGCTTTTATTATCAGTACTTGTCTCTTTATTGTGGAAACACGCAAAAAACATATGGAACAATCGTCCTAA
- the thrS gene encoding threonine--tRNA ligase, whose protein sequence is MSKQMEAEKRNHQKLGQELELFMSMEEAPGMPFFLPNGMIVRNELENYWKQKHYKAGYQEIKTPLMMKQELWEQSGHWEHYHENMYFSNVDKQNYAIKPMNCPGAILLFNSKRRSYRELPIRYAELGLVHRHELSGSLNGLLRVRSFTQDDAHLFVELSQIEAEISRILAFIHDFYSHFGFDYKVELSTRPEKFMGDIETWNQAEKSLQSVLIEKGLDYQVNEGDGAFYGPKIDFHILDSLGRSWQCGTVQLDFLMPEKFDCMYIGEDNKPHRPVMIHRAIYGSVERFMAILIEHYEGQFPLWLAPVQLKLLPIAPPHVEYAYKVKHELESQGYRVEVDDRIEKIGLKIREAEMMKVPYMAVIGDKEVENEFLSMRKHGKKNIGTISVEDAAIHLSKEMNSNGVY, encoded by the coding sequence ATGTCAAAACAAATGGAAGCAGAAAAACGAAATCACCAAAAATTAGGTCAAGAACTGGAGCTGTTTATGTCGATGGAAGAAGCTCCTGGAATGCCGTTTTTTTTACCTAATGGAATGATTGTTCGAAATGAGTTAGAAAACTACTGGAAACAAAAGCATTACAAAGCAGGCTATCAAGAAATAAAGACACCCCTCATGATGAAACAGGAGCTCTGGGAACAATCAGGGCACTGGGAGCACTACCATGAGAATATGTATTTTTCAAATGTTGACAAACAAAACTATGCGATTAAACCGATGAATTGTCCCGGAGCCATTTTATTGTTTAACAGCAAGAGAAGAAGCTACCGAGAACTTCCGATTCGATACGCAGAGCTTGGATTAGTTCATCGTCATGAGCTTTCAGGCTCTTTAAACGGATTGCTGAGAGTTCGGTCATTCACACAGGACGACGCGCATTTATTCGTAGAACTTAGTCAGATAGAAGCTGAGATTAGCCGCATTCTAGCGTTTATCCATGACTTTTATTCACATTTTGGCTTCGACTACAAAGTGGAGCTATCCACACGTCCTGAAAAATTTATGGGGGATATTGAAACATGGAACCAAGCAGAAAAGTCTCTTCAATCTGTGTTAATTGAAAAAGGCTTAGACTACCAGGTAAATGAAGGAGACGGGGCTTTTTACGGGCCGAAAATCGATTTTCATATTTTAGATTCCTTAGGTCGCAGCTGGCAGTGCGGAACAGTTCAGCTTGATTTCTTAATGCCAGAGAAGTTTGACTGTATGTATATTGGAGAAGACAACAAACCGCACCGCCCTGTAATGATTCACCGCGCTATATACGGATCCGTTGAACGATTTATGGCTATCTTGATTGAACATTACGAAGGTCAATTTCCTCTTTGGTTAGCTCCTGTTCAACTCAAGCTATTGCCTATTGCACCGCCGCATGTGGAATATGCATATAAGGTGAAACATGAGCTGGAGTCACAAGGGTATCGTGTTGAGGTGGATGATCGCATTGAAAAAATAGGTCTGAAAATTCGAGAAGCAGAAATGATGAAAGTTCCTTATATGGCCGTGATAGGAGATAAAGAAGTGGAAAATGAATTTCTTTCCATGCGAAAGCATGGAAAGAAAAATATTGGAACAATAAGTGTTGAAGATGCAGCTATACACTTGAGTAAAGAAATGAATTCAAACGGAGTTTATTGA
- a CDS encoding ATP-grasp domain-containing protein codes for MTLKNKHLAVVLQNTYLPFIFEEAEALGIKVTFFYNQEEVKPKHLKNVQNFIPIDLFHTPDKALEIIKAEHNKNPFDGIMTLYEPALEFVAQLIEELSLPGLSPFVISNCRNKQKMRKILKDNDLNTPYFKEVENEDELKNLLFSYPVVVKPSNGFSSQGVTRANNKKELIDSIEKVRRVNEEDLSKFTKNKTGMVIEQFIDGPEFAIETFSVEGEVYVLSIGYKGNSKGPFFEEGVYIAPAQLEENVWKSIAQEAARAANALGIENGPAHIELRLDPTGKPYVIEIGARIGGSGISHYIVKESTGINYMELVFYYVLGLKPPALKNERKQKKVVGNYIIPVQGHGIFKEIQGLEDVRRDTEVKRIIQFIAKGTDILPYPHFSGYPGFILTTHDSYSECEQYYSYLDDKVKIVYKNKVNA; via the coding sequence ATGACGTTAAAAAATAAGCACCTCGCAGTTGTGTTACAAAATACATATTTACCGTTTATCTTTGAAGAAGCGGAAGCTCTCGGAATTAAAGTAACGTTTTTTTATAACCAAGAGGAAGTAAAACCTAAGCATCTTAAAAACGTACAAAATTTTATACCCATTGATCTATTTCACACTCCAGACAAAGCTCTTGAAATTATTAAAGCAGAGCATAACAAAAATCCTTTTGACGGCATTATGACATTATATGAGCCGGCGTTAGAGTTTGTAGCTCAGCTGATAGAAGAATTAAGCTTACCCGGCTTATCACCGTTTGTGATTAGTAACTGTCGTAACAAACAGAAGATGAGGAAGATTTTAAAAGATAATGATCTTAATACTCCTTATTTTAAAGAGGTTGAAAATGAGGATGAATTAAAGAATCTTTTATTTTCCTATCCTGTGGTGGTAAAACCTTCTAATGGATTTTCCAGTCAAGGAGTAACAAGAGCGAATAACAAAAAGGAACTTATCGACAGCATAGAAAAAGTGAGGCGCGTAAATGAAGAAGACCTAAGTAAATTCACAAAAAATAAAACGGGAATGGTAATTGAGCAATTTATAGACGGACCAGAGTTTGCTATTGAGACGTTTTCTGTAGAAGGAGAGGTTTATGTACTCTCTATAGGTTACAAAGGAAATTCCAAAGGACCTTTCTTTGAAGAAGGTGTTTATATAGCTCCAGCTCAGCTAGAAGAAAATGTTTGGAAATCTATTGCACAAGAAGCAGCTAGAGCGGCAAACGCTTTAGGGATTGAGAATGGACCTGCTCACATTGAATTACGCTTAGATCCAACAGGAAAACCTTATGTAATTGAAATAGGAGCGCGCATTGGAGGATCTGGTATTTCTCATTATATTGTAAAAGAAAGTACAGGCATTAACTATATGGAGCTAGTTTTTTACTATGTATTAGGATTAAAACCTCCTGCATTAAAAAATGAAAGAAAACAAAAGAAAGTGGTGGGCAACTATATTATTCCTGTGCAAGGCCATGGAATTTTTAAAGAAATTCAAGGCTTAGAAGACGTTCGTAGAGATACTGAAGTAAAAAGGATTATTCAATTCATAGCTAAAGGTACAGACATTTTACCGTATCCGCACTTTTCAGGTTACCCTGGATTTATTTTGACCACTCATGACTCTTATTCCGAATGTGAACAGTATTACAGCTATTTAGATGACAAGGTGAAAATCGTGTATAAAAATAAAGTCAACGCATAG
- a CDS encoding DUF6421 family protein, with amino-acid sequence MLTKNHTQSLVELLNDKIVPALNQIRKYQGPNGEVKRNYEKARELLLKVVAETETVYNSLNLPEVWNALKNDVCNWIERGLDQVPYFDQTLITYSPPANGEATFFLGPIVTPNGPTKRGFYLEAFIAVRDEPEIMKSIEADLPHPKNGCESLKLLAGTQGFMEGKCIVFFPENVKTKEKVTSQNFAIFFFNKFCSIYNDDTLKRAYSIFPDFNFKSHTMNREDTYQARVIWGYLHDYYHHCGNKPFNQHIQAKMNFFAGILEEVKVDCQTVLTLHKRKYPFWEEITEFVLFERLLRYPSQHNAPRNFDSGTGFFLFSWLVANGRSISRKREHAYLDLDMCLKELDFLVKEIEELETIQSDLDYKEEAEHYVRKYLLPSENGDKFIIPDNYFINQQNKKIEVPYLLFDDHNL; translated from the coding sequence ATGTTAACAAAAAATCATACCCAAAGTTTAGTGGAGTTATTGAACGATAAAATAGTACCCGCTCTAAATCAGATAAGAAAATATCAGGGGCCAAATGGAGAAGTCAAAAGAAATTATGAAAAAGCTAGAGAACTCTTATTAAAAGTAGTTGCTGAAACTGAAACGGTATATAACTCTTTAAACTTACCTGAAGTGTGGAATGCATTAAAAAATGACGTATGTAATTGGATTGAAAGAGGACTCGATCAGGTTCCTTACTTTGATCAAACATTAATCACTTATAGTCCACCTGCAAACGGGGAAGCGACGTTCTTTTTAGGACCGATTGTAACGCCTAATGGCCCTACAAAAAGAGGGTTTTATTTAGAGGCTTTTATCGCCGTTCGCGATGAACCTGAAATCATGAAATCAATTGAAGCAGATCTTCCTCACCCTAAAAATGGATGTGAATCTTTAAAGTTGTTAGCTGGAACTCAAGGGTTTATGGAAGGGAAGTGTATTGTATTTTTCCCTGAGAATGTAAAAACAAAAGAAAAAGTAACAAGTCAAAACTTTGCGATATTTTTCTTTAATAAATTTTGCAGCATATACAACGATGATACATTAAAAAGAGCCTATTCTATCTTTCCTGATTTTAACTTTAAATCTCATACTATGAATAGAGAAGACACTTATCAAGCAAGAGTAATCTGGGGATATCTACATGATTATTATCATCACTGCGGAAATAAACCTTTTAACCAACATATACAGGCTAAAATGAATTTTTTTGCAGGCATACTAGAAGAAGTTAAAGTAGATTGCCAGACGGTGCTGACTCTTCATAAAAGAAAATATCCTTTTTGGGAAGAGATAACGGAATTTGTTCTCTTTGAACGACTTTTAAGATACCCTAGTCAGCATAATGCACCTCGAAACTTTGATTCCGGAACAGGATTTTTTCTTTTTAGCTGGCTGGTTGCAAATGGGCGTTCAATATCCCGAAAAAGGGAACATGCTTATCTAGATTTAGACATGTGTTTGAAAGAACTAGATTTTTTAGTAAAAGAAATTGAGGAACTTGAAACGATTCAAAGTGACCTTGACTATAAAGAAGAAGCTGAACATTATGTTCGAAAATACTTATTACCTAGTGAGAACGGTGATAAATTTATTATCCCGGACAATTACTTTATTAATCAGCAAAATAAAAAGATTGAAGTTCCATACTTACTATTCGATGACCATAACCTCTAA
- a CDS encoding cell wall hydrolase, whose translation MMKKLVIAIAMLIPSFGAGYSAVAAAPAHEQHIQVNKNDKELLARLVSAEAKGESYAGKVAVATVVLNRVDSSKFPDTVKGVIYQKGQYSPVSNGQINKPADKGSKKAVEEAINFQGQGKGSLFFFNPDKTGDQWLRGKQETIKIGHHVFAK comes from the coding sequence ATGATGAAGAAACTAGTGATTGCTATAGCAATGCTTATCCCAAGTTTTGGTGCAGGTTACTCAGCAGTTGCTGCAGCGCCCGCTCATGAACAGCACATTCAAGTAAATAAAAATGATAAAGAATTATTAGCTCGTCTTGTATCAGCTGAAGCCAAAGGAGAGTCGTACGCAGGCAAAGTAGCCGTGGCGACAGTTGTATTAAATAGAGTCGACAGCAGCAAATTCCCAGACACTGTAAAAGGCGTTATTTATCAAAAAGGTCAGTACAGCCCAGTCAGCAACGGTCAAATTAATAAACCTGCAGACAAAGGTTCAAAAAAAGCTGTAGAAGAAGCAATTAACTTCCAAGGTCAAGGAAAAGGTTCATTATTCTTCTTTAACCCTGATAAAACGGGAGATCAGTGGCTTCGCGGAAAACAAGAAACAATTAAAATTGGACATCATGTATTTGCAAAATAA
- a CDS encoding (2Fe-2S) ferredoxin domain-containing protein: MATWNLDKTNHHVLICNGSSCNRVGAEEVTQAIRTEIANQGMDEYIHTTRTRCNGRCHDKCVVISYPDGIWYKDMKPHDARELINSLKTSQPFAEKISHTFCGEGFQRTEGTVKGISKEKETVIKVSKKL; encoded by the coding sequence GTGGCTACATGGAACTTAGATAAAACGAACCATCACGTTCTCATTTGCAATGGAAGCAGCTGCAATCGAGTTGGAGCCGAAGAAGTTACACAAGCGATTCGAACTGAGATAGCTAATCAAGGGATGGACGAATACATACACACCACTCGCACTCGATGTAATGGAAGATGCCATGATAAATGCGTCGTAATTTCCTATCCAGACGGTATTTGGTATAAAGATATGAAACCTCATGATGCACGAGAGCTTATTAACTCTTTAAAGACAAGTCAACCTTTTGCCGAAAAAATAAGCCATACTTTTTGCGGAGAAGGTTTCCAACGAACAGAAGGTACTGTGAAAGGTATTTCAAAAGAAAAAGAAACAGTCATAAAAGTATCTAAAAAACTTTAA
- a CDS encoding MFS transporter, with protein sequence MKKFALASYALYLLGGLVITAVGSVLPQLLTHYHVSYTVGGQLVLLGSLGFLIGVPLSSFLLGRFSEMQLLTIAALMIALSQIGMLLLPPFQWIIVFNFLNGIGVAALEVVVATLMMEVFIGRRAIVMSYLEVSFGLGALLMPLVASLLISQNSWRFSFFITSVLALIMVVACKMIPFKKETVSTLESDASDASSEPAPVLSKSQRWKILALFSVMIFMYAGVESSMNNFLSSIFITYLDVIPSQATLSISVFWVAMLIGRVATGWIIRIVTYERYLFSSIGGTIVSLVLFIVLKEALAGYILLGFLGLAMSGIYSITMVYANHTFTGSARIVTSLITGFSGLGGAIFPALIGFTMDASGITSALWYITAFACLYLLALCIVFFVQREAKQKSNNHVQAMK encoded by the coding sequence ATGAAAAAGTTTGCGCTAGCTTCATATGCGCTTTATTTGTTAGGTGGATTAGTCATTACAGCAGTAGGGTCTGTCTTACCGCAATTATTAACACATTATCATGTGTCCTATACAGTTGGCGGACAGCTTGTATTATTAGGATCTTTAGGGTTTTTAATAGGAGTTCCGCTTTCTTCTTTTCTATTAGGACGCTTCAGCGAAATGCAGTTACTTACAATCGCCGCATTAATGATAGCGCTATCACAAATAGGTATGCTTTTGCTGCCTCCATTTCAATGGATTATTGTATTCAATTTTTTAAATGGTATTGGTGTAGCAGCATTGGAAGTAGTTGTAGCTACTTTAATGATGGAAGTATTTATCGGTAGAAGAGCTATTGTTATGAGCTATTTAGAAGTATCGTTTGGCTTAGGCGCGCTGTTGATGCCGTTAGTAGCTAGCTTATTGATTTCACAGAACAGCTGGAGGTTTTCATTTTTTATAACAAGTGTACTGGCTTTAATAATGGTTGTGGCATGTAAAATGATTCCTTTTAAAAAAGAGACTGTTTCAACTTTAGAAAGCGATGCTTCAGATGCCAGCTCAGAACCTGCGCCTGTGCTTTCTAAAAGTCAAAGGTGGAAAATACTTGCTCTTTTTAGTGTGATGATTTTTATGTACGCCGGAGTAGAAAGCAGTATGAATAATTTTCTTTCGTCTATTTTTATCACGTATCTAGACGTAATTCCATCACAGGCTACTTTGAGCATAAGCGTTTTTTGGGTTGCTATGCTAATAGGACGAGTGGCCACTGGATGGATTATTCGAATCGTTACATACGAACGCTATCTTTTTAGCAGCATCGGAGGAACAATTGTGAGTTTAGTGCTGTTTATCGTGTTAAAAGAAGCTTTAGCAGGCTATATTTTACTAGGTTTTTTAGGGCTTGCAATGTCAGGTATTTATTCCATTACGATGGTATATGCTAACCATACGTTTACTGGATCTGCTCGTATTGTAACCAGTTTAATTACTGGCTTTTCAGGGCTTGGCGGCGCTATTTTTCCTGCACTTATTGGCTTTACTATGGACGCAAGCGGAATTACCTCAGCACTTTGGTACATAACAGCTTTTGCGTGTTTGTATTTACTGGCGCTTTGCATTGTTTTTTTCGTTCAGCGAGAGGCAAAACAAAAGTCTAATAACCATGTACAGGCTATGAAATAA
- a CDS encoding valine--pyruvate transaminase encodes MTTLHLSKIGNKMTNKVGVRAIMHDIQEVLNSDLNQYVNLSAGNPAILPQVYEMWEEALRDIVNDKQLKNLISQYGSSYGTHELIDCIREYFSTNYHIKLDREQVLITSGSQNLFFLALNSFCGTSKEGRVKKALIPMLPDYAGYSGVGLEEGIIEGIPPIVSKLDNHTFRYEFNEQAFKDKIAQDPDIGAVVLSRPNNPSGNILSEKAVQFISQVCKDYNIPLLIDSAYAPPFPAINFVEMNPIIHDNIIHCMSLSKAGLPGERIGIAIGKSEFIKVMEAFQSNILIHSSRLGQRMVVNTLKSGKLAGISTNYIRAHYKQKHDCLKNLLTTRMPDDIPWYLHKAEGSLFGWLWLEGLPFSDNDLYNKLKAENLIVVPGGSFFHGSQSSSHNQECIRISLTATDEELKKGIDILSSVVKEIYSSDFIFQIETI; translated from the coding sequence ATGACTACTTTACATTTAAGTAAAATAGGAAACAAAATGACTAATAAAGTAGGCGTTCGCGCCATTATGCATGACATCCAAGAAGTGCTCAATTCTGATCTCAATCAATATGTGAATTTAAGTGCTGGCAACCCTGCAATACTCCCTCAGGTTTATGAAATGTGGGAAGAAGCTTTAAGAGATATTGTAAACGACAAACAATTAAAGAATTTGATTAGCCAATATGGTTCTAGTTACGGTACGCATGAATTAATTGATTGCATAAGAGAATACTTTTCTACGAATTATCATATTAAACTGGACAGAGAACAAGTCTTGATAACTTCAGGAAGTCAAAATCTCTTTTTTTTAGCTCTAAATTCATTTTGCGGTACAAGTAAAGAAGGAAGAGTAAAAAAAGCATTAATACCTATGCTGCCAGATTACGCTGGGTATAGTGGAGTGGGGCTAGAGGAAGGTATAATAGAAGGAATTCCGCCTATCGTCTCAAAGCTTGATAATCATACGTTTCGTTATGAATTTAACGAACAGGCATTTAAAGATAAAATAGCTCAGGATCCAGATATCGGAGCTGTCGTATTATCAAGACCTAATAATCCAAGCGGTAACATTCTTTCAGAAAAAGCCGTACAGTTTATATCCCAAGTATGCAAGGACTATAACATTCCATTGCTAATTGACTCAGCGTACGCACCGCCGTTTCCGGCTATCAATTTTGTTGAAATGAATCCAATTATACATGACAACATCATTCACTGCATGAGTCTTTCTAAAGCCGGTTTGCCTGGAGAGAGAATAGGGATTGCTATAGGAAAAAGTGAATTTATAAAAGTAATGGAAGCATTTCAATCAAATATTTTGATTCACTCTTCTAGGCTAGGTCAACGGATGGTGGTTAACACCTTGAAGAGCGGGAAGTTAGCTGGAATTTCAACTAACTATATAAGAGCTCATTATAAACAGAAACATGACTGTTTAAAAAATCTTTTAACTACACGTATGCCGGATGATATTCCTTGGTATTTGCACAAAGCAGAAGGTTCGTTATTTGGTTGGCTTTGGTTAGAAGGTTTGCCTTTCAGTGATAACGATCTATACAATAAATTAAAAGCGGAAAACTTGATTGTAGTACCAGGAGGGTCATTCTTTCACGGTAGTCAATCTTCTTCTCACAATCAGGAGTGTATTCGCATAAGTCTTACTGCTACAGATGAGGAGTTAAAGAAAGGAATTGATATTCTTTCGTCAGTAGTTAAGGAAATATACAGTTCAGATTTTATATTTCAAATAGAAACAATATAA
- a CDS encoding amino acid permease: MRKLFKKKSIEQLLEQSQNKSLVKTLGAFDLTLLSIGAVIGTGVLVLTGLVAANDAGPAVIFSFILASIVCGFAALCYAEFASTIPVSGSVYTYTYATIGEVVAHLMGWTLLSVYLLTMSAVANGWSSYFNNFLEGFGFSLPKELITIPANGGLVNLPAICITLLITWLLSRGTKESKKVNNFMVLVKLFIILLFIIVGAFYVKPSNWTPFMPYGIEGVVTGGAAVFFAFLGFDALSTSAEEVKNPQRNLPIGIISSLVICTIIYVAVCLVMTGVVSYKELNVPEAMAYVLHSVGQNAVAGVIAAGAVIGIMAVIFAYIFAATRILFSMSRDGLLPKAFAKTNKKTGVPTLSTWLVGVIGALISGFIDLKELANLANIGALLTFGMVGVSIIILRKTHPNLKRGFTMPFVPVLPILSVVSCLFLMINLPKTTWLYFSIWIVLGIVVYIGYSRKHSRLTSKEMKKAS; the protein is encoded by the coding sequence ATGAGAAAACTATTTAAAAAGAAGTCAATCGAGCAATTATTAGAACAAAGTCAAAACAAATCTCTAGTCAAAACATTAGGAGCATTCGATTTGACTCTTCTTAGTATTGGAGCCGTAATAGGAACGGGGGTTTTAGTGTTAACAGGCTTGGTGGCTGCTAACGATGCTGGACCAGCCGTTATTTTTTCTTTTATACTGGCTTCTATTGTATGCGGTTTTGCTGCGCTGTGCTATGCGGAATTTGCTTCAACTATACCTGTATCTGGCAGCGTTTACACCTATACATATGCAACAATTGGAGAAGTGGTAGCACACTTAATGGGATGGACGTTGCTTTCCGTCTATTTATTAACAATGTCAGCAGTAGCAAATGGATGGTCTTCTTATTTTAACAATTTTTTAGAAGGCTTTGGTTTTTCACTGCCAAAAGAATTGATTACGATTCCTGCAAATGGAGGTCTAGTGAACCTTCCTGCTATTTGTATTACACTTCTTATTACATGGCTGCTTTCAAGAGGAACAAAAGAAAGTAAAAAAGTGAATAACTTTATGGTGCTTGTTAAATTATTTATTATCCTTCTCTTTATTATTGTAGGGGCTTTTTATGTGAAGCCGTCTAATTGGACTCCTTTTATGCCTTATGGAATTGAAGGTGTTGTGACAGGGGGAGCGGCCGTATTTTTTGCTTTCTTAGGCTTTGATGCTCTATCTACATCAGCAGAAGAAGTAAAGAACCCGCAGCGCAATTTGCCAATTGGAATTATTAGTTCACTCGTGATCTGCACGATTATTTATGTAGCAGTATGCCTTGTTATGACTGGAGTTGTTTCTTACAAGGAACTGAACGTTCCAGAAGCAATGGCTTATGTTCTCCATTCAGTAGGACAAAATGCAGTGGCAGGAGTTATTGCTGCAGGAGCTGTCATTGGAATTATGGCTGTTATTTTCGCCTACATTTTTGCAGCAACACGCATTTTATTCTCGATGAGCCGCGACGGCTTGCTGCCAAAAGCATTTGCCAAAACAAATAAGAAAACGGGAGTTCCGACTCTTTCTACTTGGCTAGTAGGCGTTATCGGGGCGTTAATTTCAGGATTTATTGATCTGAAAGAACTTGCGAATTTAGCAAATATCGGAGCTCTTTTAACTTTTGGCATGGTGGGCGTCAGTATTATCATCTTACGTAAAACGCATCCAAATTTAAAACGCGGATTTACAATGCCGTTTGTGCCGGTTTTGCCAATTTTATCTGTAGTATCTTGTTTATTTTTAATGATTAACCTTCCTAAAACAACATGGCTATATTTTAGCATATGGATTGTGCTTGGTATAGTTGTGTATATAGGTTACTCTCGTAAACACAGTCGATTAACAAGTAAAGAAATGAAAAAAGCGAGTTAG